A stretch of Pseudoclavibacter chungangensis DNA encodes these proteins:
- the hemQ gene encoding hydrogen peroxide-dependent heme synthase codes for MIESVPEQDAASSAPAPESEATTARPLTQFTMYAVFRRDPANELELAGRGIEKAVDELDGILGELAAAGVTVRGLYDVSGFRADGEVLVWLHGPVPNDLQWGLRQIRRTELFAPLLPSWQAVGVHRAAEFNERHMPAFMLGKAPQQWVTVYPFVRSYEWYLLPEEERSRMLADHGRRGAAFRSTLANTVAAFGISDYEWLLALEDDELINLVDMMRDLRYTDARLHVREEVPFYTGRRITAAELVEVLQ; via the coding sequence ATGATTGAGTCCGTCCCCGAGCAGGACGCCGCGTCGTCCGCTCCCGCGCCAGAATCCGAAGCCACGACCGCCCGCCCGCTCACGCAGTTCACGATGTACGCCGTGTTCCGACGTGACCCGGCGAACGAGCTCGAACTCGCGGGGCGCGGCATCGAGAAAGCGGTGGACGAACTCGACGGCATCCTCGGCGAACTCGCCGCCGCGGGCGTCACGGTGCGCGGCCTCTACGACGTCTCGGGCTTCCGTGCCGACGGCGAGGTGCTCGTGTGGCTGCACGGCCCCGTCCCGAACGACCTGCAGTGGGGGCTTCGGCAGATCCGCCGCACCGAGCTGTTCGCGCCGCTCCTGCCGAGCTGGCAGGCCGTCGGCGTGCATCGCGCGGCCGAGTTCAACGAGCGCCACATGCCCGCGTTCATGCTCGGCAAGGCGCCCCAGCAGTGGGTCACGGTGTACCCGTTCGTGCGCTCCTACGAGTGGTACCTGCTGCCCGAGGAGGAGCGCAGCCGCATGCTCGCCGACCACGGCCGGCGCGGCGCCGCGTTCCGCTCGACGCTCGCGAACACCGTCGCGGCATTCGGCATCAGCGACTACGAGTGGCTGCTCGCGCTCGAGGACGACGAGCTCATCAACCTCGTCGACATGATGCGCGACCTGCGCTACACCGACGCGCGGCTGCACGTGCGCGAGGAGGTCCCGTTCTACACGGGACGTCGCATCACGGCGGCCGAGCTCGTGGAGGTGCTCCAGTAG
- a CDS encoding helix-turn-helix transcriptional regulator, with the protein MSDTTTRALELLNLLQTHRHWLGPELAERLGVTERTVRRDVERLRTLGYRIESSSGATGGYRLEAGSALPPLLLNDEEAVAMAVGLRLAAAQRLLAGPDTTLTALAKLEQVLPGPLRRRVNALTSTMHPVATGQGAPVSPDVLGDLALACRDHERIRFDYTAADGADTRRFVEPHLLAPARRNWYLIAWDLDRGAWRTLRVDRIGTLDRTRTTFSPRPLSEDEAEELILIATSMYRQRVEAEVVMSLPLDDVVAHFGAWAEGASAEDEAHTRWPLGGADWREALYGMLYVPEGVEFTTDLPEPHRAAMRESLVRVLRALDAAPPEPRADGADDAGPVRTVDG; encoded by the coding sequence ATGAGCGACACGACGACCCGGGCCCTCGAGCTCCTGAACCTGCTGCAGACGCACCGCCACTGGCTCGGCCCCGAGCTCGCCGAGCGGCTCGGCGTGACGGAGCGCACCGTGCGGCGCGACGTCGAGCGGCTGCGCACCCTGGGGTACCGCATCGAGTCCTCGAGCGGCGCGACGGGCGGCTACCGACTCGAAGCGGGCAGCGCCCTCCCGCCGCTCCTCCTCAACGACGAGGAGGCCGTCGCGATGGCCGTCGGTCTCCGCCTCGCGGCCGCCCAGCGCCTTCTCGCCGGGCCCGACACGACCCTCACGGCGCTCGCGAAGCTCGAGCAGGTGCTGCCGGGGCCACTGCGGCGCCGCGTCAACGCGCTCACGAGCACGATGCACCCCGTCGCGACCGGGCAGGGCGCGCCCGTCTCGCCGGACGTGCTCGGCGACCTCGCGCTCGCGTGCCGCGACCACGAGCGCATCCGCTTCGACTACACCGCCGCCGACGGCGCCGACACGCGCCGCTTCGTCGAGCCGCACCTGCTCGCGCCGGCGCGCCGCAACTGGTACCTCATCGCGTGGGACCTCGACCGCGGGGCGTGGCGCACCTTGCGCGTCGACCGCATCGGCACGCTCGACCGGACGCGCACGACCTTCAGCCCGCGGCCCCTGAGCGAGGACGAGGCGGAGGAGCTGATCCTCATCGCGACCTCCATGTACCGACAGCGCGTCGAGGCCGAGGTTGTCATGTCGCTCCCCCTCGACGACGTCGTCGCCCACTTCGGTGCATGGGCCGAGGGGGCGAGCGCCGAGGACGAGGCGCACACCCGGTGGCCGCTCGGCGGCGCGGACTGGCGCGAGGCGCTCTACGGCATGCTCTACGTGCCCGAGGGCGTCGAGTTCACGACCGATCTGCCCGAACCGCATCGCGCGGCGATGCGCGAGTCCCTCGTGCGCGTGCTCCGCGCGCTCGACGCCGCACCGCCGGAGCCGCGTGCGGACGGTGCCGACGACGCGGGCCCCGTCCGTACCGTCGACGGCTGA
- a CDS encoding ferrochelatase codes for MSAASVPAQLGPEHVEEPVAYDGILLASFGGPESQDDVIPFLRNVTRGRGIPDERLEEVAVHYRSHGGVSPINEQNRELKRALEEELERRGIDLPVFWGNRNWEPYMNDAVREAGEAGCRTLIAIATSAYSSFSSCRQYREDFADALEDTGLQGVMTIDKVRQFFDHPGFVRPFIDGVRDALLELRAEDPTLDLENEVEVLFTTHSVPTADAVRSGPDDRDYGDDGAYFAQHLAVSSVVVELALAELGAGPESASAPASVNWQLVFQSRSGPPSQPWLEPDINDVIEGLPALGRKAVVVVPVGFVSDHMEVLWDLDNEAKESTAEAGLAFRRTATPGVHRDYVAGLVDLVLERRDGVPATQRPALTSLGPWFDVCRPGCCANARLGFKPAVAGLEP; via the coding sequence GTGAGCGCCGCGTCCGTCCCCGCGCAGCTCGGCCCCGAGCACGTCGAGGAGCCCGTCGCGTACGACGGCATCCTGCTCGCGTCGTTCGGTGGGCCCGAGAGCCAGGACGACGTCATCCCCTTCCTCCGCAACGTGACGCGCGGCCGCGGCATCCCCGACGAGCGCCTCGAGGAGGTCGCCGTCCACTACCGCAGCCACGGCGGCGTGAGCCCCATCAACGAGCAGAACCGCGAGCTCAAGCGCGCGCTCGAGGAGGAGCTCGAACGGCGCGGCATCGACCTGCCGGTGTTCTGGGGCAACCGCAACTGGGAGCCCTACATGAACGACGCCGTGCGCGAGGCGGGCGAAGCGGGCTGCCGCACGCTCATCGCGATCGCCACGAGCGCCTACTCGTCGTTCTCGAGCTGCCGGCAGTACCGCGAGGACTTCGCCGACGCGCTCGAGGACACGGGCCTGCAGGGCGTCATGACGATCGACAAGGTGCGCCAGTTCTTCGACCACCCGGGCTTCGTGCGCCCCTTCATCGACGGCGTGCGCGACGCACTCCTCGAACTGCGCGCGGAGGACCCGACCCTCGACCTCGAGAACGAGGTCGAGGTGCTCTTCACGACGCACTCCGTGCCGACCGCCGACGCGGTGCGCTCGGGCCCGGACGACCGCGACTACGGCGACGACGGCGCGTACTTCGCGCAGCACCTCGCGGTGTCGTCGGTCGTCGTCGAGCTCGCGCTCGCCGAGCTCGGTGCCGGCCCCGAATCGGCGAGTGCACCCGCGTCGGTCAACTGGCAGCTCGTCTTCCAGTCGCGCTCCGGCCCGCCCTCGCAGCCGTGGCTCGAACCCGACATCAACGACGTCATCGAGGGCCTGCCCGCCCTCGGTCGCAAGGCCGTCGTCGTCGTGCCCGTCGGCTTCGTGTCCGACCACATGGAGGTGCTCTGGGACCTCGACAACGAGGCGAAGGAGTCGACCGCCGAGGCGGGGCTCGCGTTCCGCCGCACCGCGACGCCGGGCGTGCACCGCGACTACGTCGCCGGGCTCGTCGACCTCGTGCTCGAACGGCGCGACGGCGTCCCCGCGACGCAGCGCCCCGCGCTCACCTCGCTCGGCCCGTGGTTCGACGTGTGCCGCCCGGGCTGCTGCGCGAACGCTCGGCTCGGGTTCAAGCCGGCCGTCGCCGGGCTCGAGCCGTGA
- a CDS encoding ABC transporter ATP-binding protein: protein MTLHVESGTFGYGRRAPVLDGVEFEVESGRLLAVLGPNGVGKMTLLRCLVGLLPWRSGRTLLDGVDASTLTQRERWSRFAFVPQARSAVTLALSGLDMVTIGRAAHLGPFAQPSKADVALAEETMKRIGIAHLGGVPCGDMSGGQFQMVLIARALVGEPTVLVLDEPETGLDFRNQLIVLDLLDELVHRDGLVVVMNTHYPSHALRVADDALLLSRGAPPVWGTAAEVLTAERLGAAFGVRVEIVRQEFDGIVHESVLPLEVT from the coding sequence ATGACCCTGCACGTGGAATCCGGAACGTTCGGGTACGGACGCCGCGCGCCCGTGCTCGACGGCGTCGAGTTCGAGGTCGAGTCGGGCCGGCTCCTCGCGGTGCTGGGCCCCAACGGCGTCGGCAAGATGACGCTCCTGCGCTGCCTCGTGGGACTGTTGCCGTGGCGATCGGGGCGCACGCTGCTCGACGGCGTCGACGCGTCGACGCTCACGCAGCGCGAGCGCTGGAGCCGATTCGCGTTCGTCCCGCAGGCGCGCAGCGCCGTCACGCTCGCGCTCTCGGGCCTCGACATGGTCACGATCGGTCGTGCCGCACACCTCGGCCCGTTCGCGCAACCATCGAAAGCCGACGTCGCGCTCGCGGAGGAGACCATGAAGCGCATCGGCATCGCACACCTTGGCGGGGTGCCGTGCGGCGACATGAGCGGTGGACAGTTCCAGATGGTGCTCATCGCGCGGGCGCTCGTGGGCGAGCCGACCGTCCTCGTGCTCGACGAGCCCGAGACGGGCCTCGACTTCCGCAACCAGCTCATCGTGCTCGATCTGCTCGACGAGCTCGTGCACCGCGACGGGCTCGTGGTCGTCATGAACACGCACTACCCGTCGCACGCGCTGCGGGTCGCCGACGACGCGCTCCTGCTCTCGCGCGGCGCGCCACCCGTGTGGGGCACGGCGGCGGAGGTGCTCACGGCCGAGCGACTCGGCGCCGCGTTCGGCGTGCGCGTCGAGATCGTGCGGCAGGAGTTCGACGGGATCGTGCACGAATCCGTGCTGCCGCTCGAGGTCACGTGA
- a CDS encoding uroporphyrinogen-III synthase, which produces MERPLKGWKILVPRGGTWGQDVGDAVRARGAFPIVAPLINFASPSPDDARTLGAALHRLEQDMYDWVVVTSATAVDVMHSLGVHVPDHTLVAAVGETTAAALSAAGYRVDFVPTHDNSAKGMLVEWPEAARGMPPINVLWLRSEIAKPVVANGLARRGHRIDSVVAYRTVGVPVAESIRYDVSNERIKAILVTSGSVATQVYRQFAPVRPGIRLAAIGPRTAKDARSLGLRIDVVAKHRSIASLLDGLEWLATGAVMQDTAVLDLRAIMDLQQTGEIPQDWRERHEASTAGRSREDAPAPSPATDAPDAAAAAKAGKAAEARRVTEPVQIVEHTQTTEPGEHTDETHASDPATSAEPANPPTTTQKDQS; this is translated from the coding sequence ATGGAACGACCACTCAAGGGGTGGAAGATCCTCGTGCCGCGTGGCGGAACCTGGGGACAGGACGTGGGCGACGCCGTCCGCGCCCGGGGCGCGTTCCCCATCGTCGCGCCCCTCATCAACTTCGCGAGCCCGAGCCCCGACGACGCGCGGACGCTGGGCGCGGCCCTGCATCGGCTCGAACAGGACATGTACGACTGGGTGGTCGTGACGAGTGCGACGGCCGTCGACGTCATGCACTCCCTCGGCGTGCACGTGCCCGACCACACGCTCGTCGCCGCGGTCGGCGAGACGACCGCCGCGGCACTCTCGGCGGCGGGGTACCGCGTCGATTTCGTCCCCACGCACGACAACTCCGCGAAGGGCATGCTCGTCGAGTGGCCCGAGGCGGCGCGCGGCATGCCGCCGATCAACGTGCTGTGGCTGCGCAGCGAGATCGCGAAGCCGGTCGTCGCGAACGGGCTCGCCCGGCGCGGCCACCGGATCGACTCGGTCGTCGCGTACCGCACGGTCGGCGTCCCCGTCGCCGAGAGCATCCGCTACGACGTGAGCAACGAGCGCATCAAGGCGATCCTCGTCACCTCCGGTTCCGTCGCGACGCAGGTGTACCGGCAGTTCGCGCCCGTGCGGCCCGGCATCAGGCTCGCGGCGATCGGCCCTCGCACCGCGAAGGACGCTCGCAGCCTCGGGCTGCGCATCGACGTCGTCGCGAAGCACCGCTCCATCGCGTCGCTCCTCGACGGCCTCGAATGGCTCGCGACCGGCGCCGTCATGCAGGACACGGCGGTGCTCGACCTGCGCGCGATCATGGACCTGCAGCAGACGGGGGAGATCCCGCAGGACTGGCGCGAGCGGCACGAGGCGTCCACCGCGGGGCGCAGCCGCGAGGACGCCCCCGCCCCCTCGCCGGCCACCGACGCGCCCGACGCGGCGGCGGCCGCGAAGGCCGGAAAGGCCGCCGAGGCCCGGCGGGTCACCGAGCCCGTGCAGATCGTCGAGCACACACAGACCACCGAGCCCGGCGAACACACCGACGAAACGCACGCGAGCGATCCCGCGACGAGCGCCGAACCCGCGAACCCTCCGACGACCACACAGAAGGACCAGTCATGA
- a CDS encoding FecCD family ABC transporter permease, which produces MVGAGLATAGAAFQSLFSNPLATPDTLGVTAGASVGAVIAMLLSLPILGVQLVSLLFGIVAVGLTMLIARQRGRSSIVMLVLAGVVVAALANAGPSVLKLVADPNDKLPQITYWLMGSLAGADMGNIAIGAPLVLVGVGIIFVLRWRLNVLALGDDEAKASGTNVRAMRITIIIAATLVTASSVSMCGQVGWIGLLVPHCARMLCGSNNRLVVPTSILLGASFLVVIDALSRSVSASEIPISVLTAFVGAPVFIVLLRRTGGTAV; this is translated from the coding sequence ATCGTCGGTGCGGGCCTCGCCACGGCCGGTGCCGCGTTCCAGAGCCTGTTCTCGAACCCGCTCGCGACGCCCGACACACTCGGCGTGACGGCCGGCGCGTCCGTCGGCGCGGTCATCGCGATGCTCCTGAGCCTGCCGATCCTCGGCGTGCAACTCGTGTCGCTGCTGTTCGGGATCGTCGCGGTGGGCCTCACGATGCTCATCGCGCGGCAGCGCGGACGCAGCAGCATAGTCATGCTCGTGCTCGCGGGCGTCGTCGTCGCTGCGCTCGCGAACGCCGGCCCCTCGGTGCTCAAGCTCGTCGCGGACCCCAACGACAAGCTCCCGCAGATCACGTACTGGCTCATGGGCTCGCTCGCGGGCGCCGACATGGGCAATATCGCGATCGGGGCACCGCTCGTCCTCGTCGGTGTCGGGATCATCTTCGTGCTGCGCTGGCGGCTCAACGTCCTCGCGCTCGGCGACGACGAGGCGAAGGCCTCGGGCACGAACGTGCGCGCGATGCGCATCACGATCATCATCGCGGCGACCCTCGTGACCGCGTCGAGCGTCTCGATGTGTGGCCAGGTCGGCTGGATCGGCCTGCTCGTGCCGCACTGCGCCCGCATGCTGTGCGGCAGCAACAACCGCCTCGTCGTGCCCACGAGCATCCTCCTCGGCGCGTCGTTCCTCGTCGTCATCGACGCACTCTCGCGCAGCGTGTCGGCGTCGGAGATCCCGATCTCGGTGCTCACCGCGTTCGTCGGCGCACCCGTGTTCATCGTCCTGCTGCGCCGAACGGGAGGGACCGCCGTATGA
- the hemB gene encoding porphobilinogen synthase: MSPTIRPRRLRAGEAVRRAVREVRVHPAELVLPLFVREGLSEPVAIGSMPGVVQHSLDSLREAAVEAAEAGVGGVMLFGVPEHRDATGSGATDPDGILNVATRKLAEEVGDVIVVQTDLCLDEFTDHGHCGVLDDRGRVDNDATLERYDDMALAQAEAGSGLIGMSGMMDGQIASAREALDTHGHSDVPLLAYSAKYASVFYGPFREAVDSQLQGDRRTYQMDPANRREGMRETLLDIDEGADIVMVKPALPYLDVLADVAAESIVPVWAYQVSGEYAMIEAAAANGWIDRQRAIAESITAIRRAGADAVLTYYATEYARTLKETR; the protein is encoded by the coding sequence ATGAGCCCCACCATCCGTCCGCGTCGACTCCGTGCCGGTGAGGCCGTGCGCCGGGCCGTGCGCGAGGTGCGCGTGCACCCCGCGGAGCTCGTCCTCCCGCTCTTCGTGCGTGAGGGCCTCTCGGAGCCCGTCGCGATCGGATCGATGCCGGGCGTCGTGCAGCACTCGCTCGACTCGCTCCGCGAGGCCGCCGTCGAGGCCGCCGAGGCGGGCGTCGGGGGCGTCATGCTCTTCGGCGTGCCCGAGCACCGCGACGCGACCGGCTCGGGAGCGACCGACCCCGACGGCATCCTCAACGTCGCGACGCGAAAGCTCGCCGAGGAGGTGGGCGACGTCATCGTCGTCCAGACCGATCTGTGCCTCGACGAGTTCACCGACCACGGCCACTGCGGCGTGCTCGACGACCGAGGCCGCGTCGACAACGACGCGACGCTCGAGCGCTACGACGACATGGCCCTCGCGCAGGCCGAGGCGGGCTCCGGGCTCATCGGCATGTCGGGCATGATGGACGGCCAGATCGCGTCCGCGCGCGAGGCGCTCGACACGCACGGCCACTCGGACGTGCCGCTGCTCGCGTACTCGGCGAAGTACGCGTCCGTCTTCTACGGGCCGTTCCGCGAGGCCGTCGACTCGCAGTTGCAGGGCGACCGGCGGACGTACCAGATGGACCCCGCGAACCGGCGCGAGGGCATGCGCGAGACGCTGCTCGACATCGACGAGGGCGCCGACATCGTCATGGTGAAGCCCGCGCTGCCGTACCTCGACGTGCTCGCCGACGTGGCGGCCGAGTCGATCGTTCCCGTCTGGGCCTACCAGGTGTCCGGCGAGTACGCGATGATCGAGGCCGCCGCGGCGAACGGCTGGATCGACCGCCAGCGCGCGATCGCCGAGTCGATCACCGCGATCCGTCGGGCCGGCGCCGACGCCGTCCTCACCTACTACGCGACCGAGTACGCACGCACGCTGAAGGAGACCCGATGA
- a CDS encoding histidine phosphatase family protein has protein sequence MRLILIRHGQTPSNVAGLLDTTVPGAPLTEFGERQAEALVTLLEGERVDAVFASSQVRAQQTAAPLAVARGLEVVVRPGLREIGAGTLEMRSDGDAVGAYAATIASVAAGRLDAANPEAESGHDLIGRFDGVVEEIAGLGHESVVVVSHGAMLRTWTGLRAQNLDAAFVAANPLPNTAIVTLDGDPGAGWRAHSWDGARIGAHGAPAGVPRVRGERGF, from the coding sequence GTGCGACTCATTCTCATCCGCCACGGTCAGACGCCGTCGAACGTGGCGGGTCTGCTCGACACCACGGTGCCGGGGGCGCCGCTCACCGAGTTCGGTGAGCGGCAGGCCGAGGCGCTCGTCACGCTGTTGGAGGGGGAACGGGTCGACGCCGTGTTCGCCTCGTCGCAGGTGCGCGCGCAGCAGACCGCCGCGCCGCTCGCGGTCGCGCGCGGGCTCGAGGTCGTCGTGCGGCCGGGCCTTCGTGAGATCGGTGCGGGCACGCTCGAGATGCGTTCGGACGGCGACGCGGTCGGCGCGTACGCGGCGACGATCGCGTCGGTCGCGGCCGGACGGCTCGATGCGGCGAACCCGGAGGCCGAATCGGGCCACGATCTCATCGGCCGCTTCGACGGGGTCGTGGAGGAGATCGCCGGTCTCGGGCACGAGTCCGTCGTCGTCGTGAGCCACGGCGCGATGCTCCGCACGTGGACGGGGCTGCGCGCCCAGAACCTGGATGCTGCGTTCGTCGCCGCGAATCCACTCCCGAACACCGCGATCGTCACGCTCGACGGGGACCCGGGTGCGGGTTGGCGGGCGCACTCGTGGGACGGTGCCCGGATCGGTGCGCACGGTGCGCCCGCCGGGGTGCCGCGCGTGCGCGGCGAGCGAGGGTTCTGA
- the hemC gene encoding hydroxymethylbilane synthase has protein sequence MTPRTGTPRTGTPKGAPRVLRVGTRGSRLAVAQTQLVASALTKRTGIETEIVRVTTHGDVNRASLATLGGTGVFATELRDALRAGECDLVVHSLKDLPTAPAPGLTIAAYPRRVDARDALCSAGGADGPGLDALPHGAKVGTGSPRRIAQLLEQRPDLEIRDIRGNVGTRLAFVTSGELDAVVLACAGLERLGNTEVISERLPLDRFPTAPGQGCLAVEAREGDEVPGVAELDDLAARAAVLAERGVLATLEAGCSAPVAATGRLADGTLAVWASVYAGDGSRRLSAAGTAPLPEGAPPSQIANELASAVAAELLDQGAAALLA, from the coding sequence GTGACGCCGAGGACCGGGACACCGAGAACCGGGACGCCGAAGGGCGCGCCGCGCGTGCTGCGGGTCGGTACTCGCGGCTCGCGGCTCGCGGTCGCGCAGACGCAGCTCGTCGCCTCGGCACTCACGAAGCGCACGGGCATCGAGACCGAGATCGTGCGCGTCACGACGCACGGTGACGTGAACCGCGCGTCGCTCGCGACCCTCGGCGGCACGGGCGTGTTCGCGACCGAGCTGCGCGACGCGCTCCGCGCGGGCGAGTGCGATCTCGTCGTGCACTCCCTCAAGGATCTGCCGACCGCGCCCGCGCCCGGACTGACGATCGCCGCGTATCCCCGACGCGTCGACGCGCGCGACGCGCTCTGCTCGGCGGGCGGCGCGGACGGCCCCGGGCTCGACGCGCTCCCGCACGGCGCGAAGGTCGGCACGGGTTCCCCGCGCCGCATCGCGCAGCTGCTCGAACAGCGCCCCGACCTCGAGATCCGCGACATCCGCGGGAACGTCGGCACGCGCCTCGCGTTCGTCACCTCGGGCGAGCTCGACGCCGTCGTGCTCGCGTGCGCCGGCCTCGAACGGCTCGGGAACACCGAGGTCATCAGCGAGCGCCTGCCGCTCGACCGCTTCCCGACCGCGCCCGGCCAGGGCTGCCTCGCGGTCGAGGCGCGCGAGGGCGACGAGGTGCCCGGCGTCGCCGAACTCGACGACCTCGCAGCGCGCGCCGCCGTCCTCGCCGAACGCGGCGTGCTCGCGACGCTGGAGGCCGGCTGCTCCGCTCCCGTCGCCGCGACTGGGAGGCTCGCGGACGGAACGCTCGCTGTGTGGGCTAGCGTGTACGCAGGCGACGGATCGCGTCGGCTCTCGGCTGCGGGGACTGCACCCCTCCCCGAGGGGGCGCCGCCGTCGCAGATCGCGAACGAACTCGCGAGTGCCGTCGCGGCCGAACTGCTCGACCAGGGAGCCGCCGCACTGCTCGCGTGA
- the hemL gene encoding glutamate-1-semialdehyde 2,1-aminomutase, with amino-acid sequence MTVDRTESAHWFERAQTVTPGGVNSPVRAYGSVGGVPPFLASGSGAVVTDVDGNEYVDLVCGWGPLLLGHAHPQVVEAVREQAAKGLSFGAPSTVEVELAEEIVSRIAPVEQARLVSTGTEATMTALRLARGVTGRDRIIKFAGCYHGHSDGLLAAAGSGLATLALPGSAGVPADVTAQTIVVPYNDLEAVRAAFEAHPGEIAAVITEASPANMGVVPPAPGFNRALADEVRRHGALLVCDEVLTGFRTGPAGWWGEEQAGRGSGGVASAGWQADLYTFGKVIGGGMPVAALGGSREIMSHLAPQGSVYQAGTLSGNPVACAAGLETLRLADAGVYAAVDRAADEVVSLVSGALQAEGVAHAVQRVGNLFGFAFGDGAALGWTGESGGPADESQVKRQEAYRYAPFFHAMLDGGVSLAPSVFEAWFCSAAHDDAALERIAAAVPAAARAAAAARPDEG; translated from the coding sequence ATGACCGTCGACCGCACCGAATCCGCCCACTGGTTCGAGCGGGCGCAGACCGTGACGCCCGGCGGGGTCAACTCGCCCGTGCGCGCCTACGGTTCGGTCGGCGGGGTGCCCCCGTTCCTCGCCTCGGGTTCGGGCGCGGTCGTGACCGACGTCGACGGCAACGAGTACGTCGACCTCGTGTGCGGTTGGGGGCCGCTGCTGCTCGGCCACGCGCACCCGCAGGTCGTCGAGGCCGTGCGCGAGCAGGCCGCGAAGGGCCTCTCGTTCGGTGCGCCGTCGACCGTCGAGGTCGAGCTGGCGGAGGAGATCGTCTCGCGCATCGCGCCGGTCGAGCAGGCACGGCTCGTGTCGACGGGCACGGAGGCGACGATGACGGCGCTGCGCCTCGCGCGCGGCGTCACGGGACGCGACCGGATCATCAAGTTCGCGGGCTGCTACCACGGGCACTCCGACGGCCTGCTCGCCGCGGCCGGCTCGGGGCTCGCGACGCTCGCGCTGCCCGGCTCGGCGGGCGTACCCGCCGACGTCACGGCGCAGACCATCGTCGTGCCGTACAACGACCTCGAGGCCGTGCGCGCCGCGTTCGAGGCACACCCCGGCGAGATCGCGGCCGTCATCACCGAGGCCTCGCCCGCGAACATGGGCGTCGTCCCGCCCGCGCCGGGCTTCAACCGCGCGCTCGCCGACGAGGTGCGCCGTCACGGCGCGCTGCTCGTGTGCGACGAGGTGCTCACCGGATTCCGCACGGGCCCCGCGGGCTGGTGGGGCGAGGAGCAGGCCGGCCGGGGGAGCGGTGGCGTCGCCTCCGCCGGCTGGCAGGCCGACCTCTATACGTTCGGCAAGGTCATCGGCGGCGGCATGCCCGTCGCCGCGCTCGGCGGCTCGCGCGAGATCATGTCGCACCTCGCGCCGCAGGGATCGGTGTACCAGGCGGGCACGCTCTCGGGGAATCCCGTCGCGTGTGCCGCGGGGCTCGAGACGCTTCGGCTCGCGGACGCCGGCGTGTACGCGGCCGTCGACCGTGCGGCGGACGAGGTCGTGTCGCTCGTGTCGGGCGCGCTGCAGGCCGAGGGCGTCGCCCACGCCGTGCAGCGCGTCGGCAACCTGTTCGGCTTCGCGTTCGGCGACGGCGCGGCACTCGGGTGGACCGGCGAGAGCGGCGGCCCGGCCGACGAGTCGCAGGTGAAGCGGCAGGAGGCGTACCGCTACGCACCCTTCTTCCACGCGATGCTCGACGGCGGCGTCTCGCTCGCACCGAGCGTGTTCGAGGCGTGGTTCTGCTCGGCCGCCCACGACGACGCGGCGCTCGAGCGGATCGCGGCCGCCGTGCCCGCGGCCGCGCGGGCCGCCGCCGCGGCGCGACCCGACGAGGGCTGA